In one window of Rhodoligotrophos appendicifer DNA:
- the chlG gene encoding chlorophyll synthase ChlG, with the protein MTDPVAVQRRITVPSLAATLELLKPLTWFAPMWAFGCGVVSSGISVTDRWPYVVGGILLAGPLVCGTSQAVNDWYDRDVDAINEPHRVIPSGRMPGRWGFHVAVANTILSLFVAYWLGPWVFGAAIIGLALAWAYSAPPLRLKRSGWYGPGAVGLCYEGLPWFTAAAAASGGFPGTAVVWVALLYSIGAHGIMTLNDFKSVEGDRQMGLASLPAVLGVDRAARLACIIMAVPQLAVIALLVGWGYPLHALIVAVLVAGQIGCMARMLRDPLRFASWYNATGTTMYVSGMLACAFAIRSLQGG; encoded by the coding sequence ATGACCGATCCTGTCGCCGTACAGCGCCGCATCACGGTTCCCAGCCTCGCTGCGACGCTCGAGCTGCTGAAGCCGCTGACATGGTTCGCGCCCATGTGGGCCTTTGGTTGCGGTGTCGTCTCGTCGGGAATTTCCGTCACCGACCGGTGGCCCTATGTGGTGGGCGGCATCCTGCTGGCCGGGCCGCTGGTGTGCGGCACGAGCCAAGCGGTCAATGACTGGTATGACCGGGACGTCGACGCGATCAACGAGCCGCACCGGGTCATCCCCTCAGGCCGCATGCCGGGGCGATGGGGCTTCCATGTGGCGGTCGCCAACACGATCCTGTCGCTGTTCGTCGCCTATTGGCTGGGGCCGTGGGTGTTCGGCGCGGCGATCATCGGGCTGGCGCTGGCCTGGGCCTATAGCGCGCCGCCGCTCCGGCTGAAGCGCAGCGGCTGGTATGGGCCGGGCGCGGTGGGGCTGTGCTACGAGGGCCTGCCCTGGTTCACCGCGGCGGCAGCGGCCTCGGGCGGATTTCCCGGCACCGCCGTGGTCTGGGTGGCCCTGCTCTACAGCATCGGCGCCCATGGGATCATGACCCTCAACGATTTCAAATCCGTGGAGGGCGACCGGCAGATGGGACTGGCGAGCCTGCCGGCAGTGCTCGGCGTCGACCGGGCGGCCCGGCTCGCCTGCATCATCATGGCCGTGCCCCAACTGGCGGTCATCGCGCTGCTGGTCGGCTGGGGCTATCCGCTGCACGCTCTGATCGTCGCCGTCCTGGTCGCCGGGCAGATCGGGTGCATGGCGCGCATGTTGCGGGATCCGCTGCGGTTTGCGTCCTGGTACAATGCCACGGGGACGACGATGTATGTGTCCGGCATGCTGGCCTGCGCCTTCGCCATCCGCTCGCTGCAGGGAGGCTAG
- a CDS encoding BCD family MFS transporter yields MGATPLGWIGILRLALVQASLGSIVVLTTSTLNRIMVVELGLAATIPGALVGLHYGVQIARPLWGHGSDRGGRRTPWIIGGVALLAFAGTGAAVATAVMAEHFALGLTLAILDFMLIGFGVGAAGTSLLALLASKVAPERRPAAATVVWVMMIFGIAVTAIVSGRFLDPFSMERLIEVTAVTGLLALAVTWIAVAGVEGPAPEAAVPKEGRAPPAATFRESLEDAWADPAARLFTIFVFVSMLGYSMQDLILEPFAGLVFAMTPGQTTTLSGIQNGGVFMGMGLVGIAGSLLAKSHPWLLRAFTVGGCVASGLALAMLAASAWAPSSWPLTANVFALGFANGVFAVAAIASMMALAGAAGPSRVGLRMGLWGAAQAIAFGLGGFAGTVAVDMVRVLGGAIPLAYGSVFLLEGAIFLAAAGLAHRIGIMNATTPSPGHKRIAYAATIEGAQ; encoded by the coding sequence ATGGGGGCGACGCCTCTCGGTTGGATCGGCATCCTGCGGCTGGCCCTGGTTCAGGCCTCGCTCGGATCGATCGTGGTACTGACGACATCGACGCTCAACCGGATCATGGTGGTCGAGCTCGGGCTGGCGGCGACCATTCCCGGGGCTCTGGTGGGGCTCCATTACGGGGTGCAGATCGCCCGGCCCTTGTGGGGCCATGGCTCGGACAGAGGGGGGCGGCGGACGCCGTGGATCATCGGCGGCGTCGCCCTGCTGGCGTTTGCGGGGACCGGAGCTGCCGTTGCCACCGCGGTCATGGCGGAGCATTTCGCGCTCGGGCTCACGCTGGCCATCCTCGACTTCATGCTGATCGGCTTCGGGGTGGGTGCGGCCGGCACCTCGCTCCTCGCACTTCTCGCCTCCAAAGTGGCGCCCGAACGCCGGCCGGCGGCGGCGACCGTCGTGTGGGTGATGATGATCTTCGGGATCGCCGTCACCGCGATCGTGTCCGGGCGGTTCCTCGATCCCTTCTCCATGGAGCGGCTCATCGAAGTGACGGCCGTCACGGGCCTGCTGGCGCTTGCGGTGACCTGGATCGCCGTGGCCGGCGTCGAGGGGCCGGCGCCTGAGGCCGCTGTGCCGAAGGAGGGCCGCGCCCCGCCCGCCGCGACGTTCCGCGAGAGCCTGGAGGATGCCTGGGCCGATCCGGCGGCGCGGCTGTTCACGATCTTCGTGTTCGTCTCGATGCTGGGATACAGCATGCAGGACCTCATCCTGGAGCCGTTCGCCGGCCTCGTCTTCGCCATGACGCCGGGCCAGACGACCACCCTGTCCGGCATCCAGAATGGCGGCGTGTTCATGGGGATGGGGCTGGTGGGCATCGCCGGCAGCCTGCTGGCGAAGTCCCATCCATGGCTGCTCCGGGCCTTTACCGTGGGTGGCTGCGTCGCCTCGGGCCTGGCTCTCGCGATGCTCGCCGCGTCAGCCTGGGCCCCTTCGTCCTGGCCGCTCACGGCGAATGTGTTCGCGCTGGGCTTTGCCAATGGGGTGTTCGCCGTGGCGGCGATCGCGTCGATGATGGCGCTGGCGGGTGCCGCCGGACCGTCACGGGTCGGTCTGCGCATGGGCCTCTGGGGGGCCGCGCAGGCGATCGCCTTCGGGCTCGGAGGCTTCGCGGGAACAGTCGCCGTGGACATGGTGCGCGTGCTGGGCGGTGCGATCCCGCTGGCCTATGGATCGGTGTTCCTCCTGGAGGGCGCGATCTTCCTCGCTGCGGCCGGACTCGCCCATCGCATCGGCATCATGAACGCGACCACGCCGAGCCCGGGACACAAGCGCATTGCCTATGCGGCGACAATCGAGGGCGCACAATGA
- a CDS encoding geranylgeranyl diphosphate reductase, with protein sequence MISTRSERPDYDVVIVGGGPAGATAATDLATAGRRVLLLDREGRTKPCGGAIPTRAITDFDIPPQMITARIRSARIVAPSAMSVDMKIDDGFVGMVDRDVFDGWLRQRAGATGAEVRAATFSSSGRGAKGELTVSFVEKGAERTSRTVTAGMIIGADGANSAVRRACFGKDVKPPYVFAYHEIIRSPEAKSEGFDPQRCDVYYQGRISPDFYGWVFPHGETTSVGVGSAVKGFDLKEATRLLRETAGLGSSSLIREEGAPLPLKPLRRWDNGKDILLAGDAAGVVAPSSGEGIYYAMLCGRLAAQSATEFLESGNPRALASARKRFMREHGRVFLILGFMQAFWYRNDKRRERFVAICADPDVQRLTWESYLNKRLVWSDPLGHIRVFFKDLRQIFRLASQ encoded by the coding sequence ATGATCAGCACACGGAGCGAAAGACCCGATTACGACGTCGTCATCGTTGGCGGAGGTCCCGCGGGGGCCACTGCGGCCACGGATCTCGCGACCGCTGGCCGGCGGGTCCTGCTGCTGGACCGGGAGGGGCGGACCAAGCCCTGTGGCGGAGCCATCCCGACGCGGGCGATCACCGATTTCGACATCCCACCGCAGATGATCACCGCCCGCATCCGATCGGCGCGGATCGTCGCTCCGTCGGCCATGAGCGTCGACATGAAGATCGATGACGGGTTCGTGGGGATGGTCGACCGCGACGTGTTCGATGGCTGGCTGCGGCAGCGCGCCGGCGCGACGGGCGCCGAGGTGCGGGCGGCGACCTTCTCCAGCTCGGGCCGTGGCGCAAAGGGCGAGCTGACCGTGTCGTTCGTGGAGAAGGGGGCGGAACGGACCAGCCGCACCGTGACCGCGGGCATGATCATCGGGGCGGACGGGGCGAATTCCGCGGTCCGGAGGGCCTGTTTCGGCAAGGATGTGAAGCCGCCTTACGTCTTTGCCTATCATGAGATCATCCGCTCGCCCGAGGCGAAGAGCGAAGGGTTCGATCCGCAGCGCTGCGACGTCTACTACCAGGGACGGATCTCTCCGGATTTCTATGGGTGGGTGTTCCCGCATGGCGAGACGACGAGCGTCGGGGTCGGAAGCGCCGTCAAGGGCTTCGACCTCAAGGAGGCGACCCGGCTGCTGCGCGAGACCGCCGGGCTCGGCAGCTCCAGCCTGATCCGCGAGGAGGGAGCGCCCCTGCCGCTGAAGCCCTTGCGGCGATGGGACAATGGAAAGGATATCCTGCTGGCCGGAGATGCCGCCGGGGTGGTCGCGCCGTCGTCGGGGGAGGGGATCTATTACGCCATGCTGTGCGGGCGCCTGGCGGCCCAATCGGCGACCGAGTTCCTGGAGAGCGGAAATCCGAGGGCGCTCGCCAGCGCTCGAAAGCGGTTCATGCGCGAGCATGGACGCGTGTTCCTGATCCTCGGCTTCATGCAAGCCTTCTGGTATCGGAACGACAAGCGGCGGGAGCGCTTCGTCGCCATCTGCGCCGATCCGGACGTGCAGCGGCTGACCTGGGAGTCCTACCTCAACAAGCGGCTGGTCTGGAGCGATCCGCTCGGCCATATCCGCGTGTTCTTCAAGGATCTTCGCCAGATCTTCCGGCTGGCCTCACAGTAA
- a CDS encoding DUF2189 domain-containing protein produces MSKSHVLTHSLAASIRPEVRQITTADVFDALRLGWRDFLKKPSHLIFLGLIYPLLGLILATWASGGNALQFIYPLISGFALLGPLAAILLYEISRRAELKMDTSWGELIDLWRSPALPALGLVGLMLLVVFVAWLFSAQLLYEWLYGPIAPETASGFLADVFTTQRGWTLIVLGNLIGLLYAFVVLSTTVVAFPLILDRQAGPVTAIQTSLRAMMANPVPVMLWGLIVAVGLVLGSLPLFVGLAVVMPVLGHATWHLYRKIVRAPDGVRL; encoded by the coding sequence ATGTCAAAGTCTCACGTTCTCACACATTCTCTTGCAGCGTCCATTAGACCTGAAGTCAGACAGATCACGACCGCGGACGTGTTCGACGCCCTCCGTCTCGGGTGGCGGGATTTTCTCAAGAAGCCATCCCATCTGATTTTCCTCGGCCTGATCTATCCCCTGCTGGGATTGATCCTGGCCACGTGGGCATCGGGTGGCAACGCGCTGCAGTTCATCTATCCGCTGATCTCCGGATTCGCGTTGCTCGGGCCTCTCGCTGCGATCCTGCTCTACGAGATCAGCCGTCGCGCCGAACTGAAGATGGATACAAGCTGGGGAGAGCTCATCGACCTGTGGAGGTCGCCGGCGCTGCCCGCGCTGGGGCTGGTCGGCCTGATGCTGCTGGTCGTGTTCGTCGCCTGGCTGTTCTCTGCACAGCTGCTGTATGAGTGGCTGTACGGTCCGATCGCACCGGAAACGGCGTCGGGATTTCTTGCAGATGTCTTCACCACGCAGCGCGGCTGGACATTGATCGTGCTGGGGAACCTGATCGGCCTCCTCTATGCGTTCGTGGTTCTGAGCACGACGGTGGTGGCGTTTCCGTTGATTCTCGACCGCCAAGCCGGTCCGGTCACGGCGATACAGACCTCGTTGCGGGCGATGATGGCCAATCCGGTTCCGGTGATGCTGTGGGGTCTGATCGTGGCGGTCGGGCTCGTGCTGGGATCGCTGCCGCTGTTCGTGGGGCTCGCGGTCGTCATGCCGGTGCTCGGACATGCAACCTGGCATCTCTACCGGAAGATCGTGCGGGCTCCCGACGGCGTTAGGCTCTAG
- a CDS encoding HAD-IA family hydrolase — protein sequence MSSRGRAAPAVEALIFDVDGTLAETEDHHRQAFNLAFSDAGIGWSWDVDLYRQLLAVTGGIERMRHYANLVGMPATDAELKHLHRAKNAAYAAFVEAGAVVLRPGIAALVEAARAASLRLAIATTTSLENVEVLIEATFGCKARRLFPVIVAGGMVARKKPAPDAYLLACQRLDLPPARCLAIEDSRNGVLAAKAARLRVVVVPSLYCRGEDVTMADLILDRSDALTLDRLVQLGSTGAGAAYVHRP from the coding sequence GTGAGCAGTCGCGGGCGTGCCGCCCCAGCGGTCGAGGCCCTGATCTTCGACGTTGATGGCACTCTGGCGGAAACCGAGGATCATCATCGCCAGGCCTTCAATCTGGCGTTTTCGGACGCGGGGATCGGCTGGTCCTGGGATGTCGACCTCTACCGGCAGCTGCTGGCCGTGACCGGCGGGATCGAGCGGATGCGCCACTATGCAAACCTGGTGGGCATGCCGGCCACTGATGCGGAGCTCAAGCATCTCCACCGGGCCAAGAACGCGGCCTATGCGGCCTTTGTGGAAGCCGGGGCGGTCGTGCTCAGGCCTGGCATCGCCGCACTCGTCGAAGCGGCCCGGGCGGCCTCCCTGCGGCTCGCGATCGCCACCACCACCAGCCTGGAGAATGTCGAGGTTCTCATCGAGGCGACCTTCGGCTGCAAGGCTCGGCGTCTGTTCCCGGTCATCGTGGCCGGAGGCATGGTGGCCCGCAAGAAGCCGGCTCCCGATGCCTACCTCCTGGCCTGCCAGCGCCTTGACCTGCCGCCGGCCCGTTGCCTGGCGATCGAGGACTCCCGCAACGGCGTGCTTGCGGCAAAGGCCGCACGCCTTCGCGTCGTGGTCGTTCCGAGCCTGTATTGTCGAGGCGAGGACGTCACCATGGCCGATCTGATCCTCGACCGCAGCGACGCTCTGACCCTCGACCGTCTGGTGCAGCTGGGCTCAACCGGGGCCGGAGCCGCCTATGTCCACCGTCCCTAG
- the rpe gene encoding ribulose-phosphate 3-epimerase, translated as MTTLIAPSILSADFSRLGEEIHAVMAAGADWVHLDVMDGHFVPNITFGPPVIKSLRGLTSKTFDCHLMIAPADPYLAAFAEAGCDVITVHAEAGPHLDRSLQAIRALGKKAGVSLNPSTPESVLDYVLDRLDLILLMTVNPGFGGQAFIPSIVHKVRRVKEMIGRRPILIEVDGGVTPLTAPWVVEAGADILVAGSAIFQEGPSAYASNIAAIRRSIETVS; from the coding sequence ATGACCACCCTCATCGCGCCGTCCATCCTGTCTGCCGATTTTTCCCGGCTGGGCGAAGAGATCCACGCCGTCATGGCCGCCGGCGCCGATTGGGTCCATCTCGACGTCATGGACGGCCACTTCGTGCCCAACATCACCTTCGGGCCGCCGGTCATCAAGTCATTGCGCGGCCTCACCTCCAAGACCTTCGACTGTCACCTCATGATCGCGCCCGCCGATCCCTATCTTGCAGCCTTTGCCGAGGCCGGCTGCGACGTCATCACGGTGCATGCCGAGGCGGGCCCCCATCTCGATCGTTCGCTCCAGGCGATCCGCGCCTTGGGCAAGAAGGCCGGCGTATCCCTCAATCCCTCGACGCCCGAAAGCGTCCTCGACTATGTGCTCGACCGTCTCGACCTGATCCTGCTCATGACCGTCAACCCGGGCTTTGGCGGCCAGGCCTTCATCCCCTCCATCGTCCACAAGGTGCGACGGGTGAAGGAGATGATCGGCCGCCGCCCGATCCTTATCGAGGTCGATGGTGGAGTGACCCCTCTGACCGCCCCCTGGGTCGTGGAGGCGGGAGCCGACATCCTCGTTGCCGGCTCGGCGATCTTCCAGGAGGGCCCCTCCGCCTATGCCTCCAACATCGCCGCGATCCGCCGCTCCATTGAGACGGTGTCGTGA
- the cbbX gene encoding CbbX protein: protein MSEAIDLHADFVSSGIADVLAKLDDELIGLKPVKTRIRETAALLLVDRARQQLGLVSETPTLHMSFTGNPGTGKTTVALRMAEILHKLGYIRRGHLVSVTRDDLVGQYIGHTAPKTKEVLKKSMGGVLFIDEAYYLYRPENERDYGQEAIEILLQVMESNRDDLVVIFAGYADRMDKFFRANPGFRSRIAHHIDFPDYADAELLKIADLMLEKQAYRFDAAARQAFADYVGIRRTQPHFANARSIRNALDRMRLRLASRVFEVNRPVTAEDLTTIRESDVRASRVFSGGSDHLESPP, encoded by the coding sequence ATGAGCGAAGCGATCGATCTGCACGCCGACTTCGTCAGCTCCGGCATCGCCGACGTCCTGGCGAAGCTCGACGATGAGCTCATCGGCCTGAAGCCGGTCAAGACCCGCATCCGCGAGACGGCAGCCCTTCTGCTCGTCGACCGGGCGCGCCAGCAGCTCGGTCTCGTCAGCGAGACCCCCACCCTGCATATGAGCTTCACCGGCAATCCCGGCACCGGCAAGACTACCGTCGCCCTGCGCATGGCCGAAATCCTCCACAAGCTCGGCTATATCAGGCGCGGTCATCTGGTCTCCGTCACCCGCGACGACCTCGTCGGCCAGTATATCGGCCACACGGCGCCCAAGACCAAGGAGGTGCTGAAGAAGTCCATGGGCGGCGTCCTGTTCATCGACGAGGCCTATTATCTCTACCGCCCTGAGAACGAGCGCGACTATGGCCAGGAGGCGATCGAGATCCTGCTCCAGGTCATGGAAAGCAATCGCGACGACCTGGTCGTCATCTTCGCGGGCTATGCCGACCGCATGGACAAGTTCTTCAGGGCCAATCCTGGCTTCCGCTCCCGCATCGCCCACCACATTGATTTCCCCGACTATGCCGACGCCGAGCTCCTGAAGATCGCGGATCTGATGCTGGAGAAGCAGGCCTACCGCTTCGACGCCGCCGCCCGCCAGGCCTTTGCGGACTATGTCGGCATCCGCCGGACTCAGCCGCATTTTGCCAATGCCCGCTCCATCCGCAACGCCCTCGATCGCATGCGCCTGCGATTGGCCAGCCGCGTCTTCGAGGTCAACCGGCCCGTCACCGCCGAGGACTTGACCACCATCCGTGAATCCGACGTTCGGGCGAGCCGCGTCTTCTCCGGCGGCTCCGATCATCTGGAAAGCCCTCCATGA
- a CDS encoding ribulose bisphosphate carboxylase small subunit — protein MRITHGAFSFLPDFTDDQIATQVQYCIDKGWAVSLEWTDDPHPRNSYWEMWGHPMFDNPDAAALVFELNECRKAHGNTYIRVMAFDATPGWESVRLAFIVNRPREEPGFRLVRAEGKGRQVGYTIQAYATDRPEGHRY, from the coding sequence ATGCGCATCACCCATGGAGCCTTCTCCTTCCTGCCGGATTTCACCGACGACCAGATCGCCACCCAGGTGCAATACTGCATCGACAAGGGCTGGGCGGTGAGCCTCGAATGGACCGACGATCCCCATCCTCGCAACAGCTATTGGGAGATGTGGGGCCATCCCATGTTCGACAATCCCGACGCCGCCGCCCTGGTCTTCGAGCTCAATGAATGCCGCAAGGCCCATGGCAACACCTATATCCGCGTCATGGCCTTTGATGCGACGCCGGGCTGGGAATCCGTCCGGCTCGCCTTCATCGTCAACCGCCCCAGGGAAGAGCCTGGCTTCCGCCTCGTGCGGGCCGAGGGCAAGGGCCGCCAGGTCGGCTACACCATCCAGGCCTATGCGACGGACCGGCCGGAAGGCCACCGTTACTGA
- a CDS encoding form I ribulose bisphosphate carboxylase large subunit has product MAVLTRRLAPPSRRRNDPHPSESRKRSLVVNEQATNLTAKQRYSAGVLKYAQMGYWDPDYEPKETDIIALFRITPQDGVDPIEAAAAVAGESSTATWTVVWTDRLTACDKYRAKAHRVDPVPGSEGQFFAYIAYDLDLFEPGSIANLTASIIGNVFGFKPLKALRLEDMRFPVAYLKTFQGPATGIVVERERLQCWGRPLLGATVKPKLGLSGRNYGRVVYEALKGGLDFTKDDENINSQPFMHWRDRFLYCMEAVNRASAATGEVKGTYLNVTAGTMEDMYERAEFARDLGSVIIMIDLVIGYTAIQSMAKWARRNDMILHLHRAGHSTYTRRREHGVSFRVIAKWMRMAGVDHIHAGTVVGKLEGDPATTRGYYDICREEHNPMQLEHGLFFDQPWASLNKLMPVASGGIHAGQMHQLIHHLGEDVVLQFGGGTIGHPMGIEQGATANRVALEAMVYARNAGRDYLGEGPEILAEAARTCTPLRQALDLWKDVTFDYTSTDAPDYAPTATVS; this is encoded by the coding sequence ATGGCAGTCTTGACCCGCAGATTGGCGCCTCCGTCCAGGCGGCGCAATGACCCTCACCCCTCGGAATCCCGCAAAAGGAGTCTCGTCGTGAACGAACAAGCGACCAACCTGACCGCCAAGCAGCGCTATTCCGCCGGCGTGCTGAAATATGCCCAGATGGGCTATTGGGATCCCGATTACGAGCCGAAGGAAACCGACATCATCGCCCTGTTCCGGATCACCCCCCAGGATGGGGTCGATCCGATCGAGGCCGCCGCCGCCGTGGCGGGCGAAAGCTCCACCGCCACATGGACGGTGGTCTGGACCGACCGCTTGACCGCCTGCGACAAATACCGCGCCAAGGCCCACCGGGTGGACCCCGTGCCCGGCTCTGAGGGCCAGTTCTTCGCCTATATCGCCTATGATCTCGACCTCTTCGAGCCGGGCTCCATCGCCAACCTCACCGCCTCGATCATCGGCAATGTCTTCGGCTTCAAGCCGCTCAAGGCTCTGCGTCTTGAGGACATGCGCTTTCCCGTCGCCTATCTGAAGACCTTCCAGGGCCCCGCGACCGGCATCGTCGTCGAGCGCGAACGCCTGCAGTGCTGGGGCCGCCCTCTGCTCGGCGCCACGGTCAAGCCGAAGCTGGGCCTCTCGGGCCGCAATTACGGTCGCGTCGTCTACGAGGCGCTGAAGGGCGGCCTCGACTTCACCAAGGATGACGAGAACATCAACAGCCAGCCCTTCATGCATTGGCGCGACCGCTTCCTCTATTGCATGGAGGCGGTGAACCGGGCCTCGGCGGCGACCGGAGAGGTCAAGGGCACCTATCTCAACGTCACCGCCGGGACCATGGAGGACATGTATGAGCGCGCCGAATTCGCGCGCGATCTCGGCTCAGTGATCATCATGATCGACCTCGTGATCGGCTATACGGCCATCCAGTCCATGGCCAAATGGGCCCGCCGCAACGACATGATCCTGCATCTCCACCGCGCCGGCCACTCGACCTACACCCGCCGGCGCGAACATGGCGTCAGCTTCCGGGTCATCGCCAAATGGATGCGCATGGCGGGCGTCGACCACATCCACGCCGGCACCGTCGTCGGCAAGCTCGAAGGCGATCCCGCCACCACCCGCGGCTACTACGACATCTGCCGCGAGGAGCATAACCCCATGCAGCTCGAGCACGGCCTGTTCTTCGACCAGCCCTGGGCCTCCTTGAACAAGCTGATGCCGGTCGCCTCAGGCGGCATCCATGCCGGCCAGATGCACCAGCTGATCCACCACCTCGGCGAAGACGTCGTGCTTCAGTTCGGCGGCGGCACCATCGGCCATCCCATGGGCATCGAACAGGGCGCCACCGCCAACCGCGTGGCCCTCGAAGCCATGGTCTATGCCCGCAATGCCGGCCGCGACTATTTGGGCGAAGGCCCGGAAATTCTGGCTGAGGCCGCCCGCACCTGTACGCCTCTGCGTCAGGCCCTCGATTTGTGGAAGGACGTCACCTTCGACTACACCTCCACCGACGCGCCTGACTATGCCCCCACCGCCACCGTCTCCTGA
- the fba gene encoding class II fructose-bisphosphate aldolase (catalyzes the reversible aldol condensation of dihydroxyacetonephosphate and glyceraldehyde 3-phosphate in the Calvin cycle, glycolysis, and/or gluconeogenesis), producing the protein MARITLRQLLDHAAERQYGVPAFNINNMEQVLAIMAAAREVDAPVILQASRGARSYANDIMLAAMVDAAERIYPEIPICLHLDHGNEEATCATALQHGFTSVMMDGSLEADGKTAADYDYNLAITRRVVDMAHWVGASVEGELGVLGSLEHGGGEQEDGHGVEGALDQAQLLTDPDQAVDFVNRTKVDALAIAMGTSHGAYKFSRRPDGAILAMNIVREIHARLPDTHLVMHGSSSVPQELQEIFNEFGGAMPQTWGVPVEEIQAGIRHGVRKVNIDTDCRLAMAAQFRKVAQQNRSEFDPRKFLKPAMDAMKALCRERYEAFGTAGNASRIKVLPLAEMARRYRNGSLDPQIGASVQAAQ; encoded by the coding sequence ATGGCCCGCATCACCCTGCGCCAGCTTCTGGACCACGCCGCCGAGCGCCAATACGGCGTTCCCGCCTTCAACATCAACAATATGGAGCAGGTCCTGGCCATCATGGCGGCGGCGCGCGAGGTCGACGCCCCGGTGATCCTGCAGGCCTCCCGCGGCGCCCGCTCCTATGCCAATGACATCATGCTCGCCGCAATGGTCGATGCCGCCGAGCGGATCTATCCGGAGATCCCCATCTGCCTGCATCTCGACCATGGCAATGAGGAGGCCACCTGCGCCACCGCCCTCCAGCATGGCTTCACCTCCGTCATGATGGACGGTTCCCTCGAGGCCGACGGCAAGACGGCGGCGGACTATGATTACAATCTCGCCATCACCCGGCGTGTGGTCGACATGGCGCATTGGGTCGGCGCCTCCGTCGAGGGTGAGCTTGGCGTCCTGGGCAGCCTCGAGCATGGCGGCGGCGAACAGGAGGATGGTCACGGCGTCGAAGGCGCTCTCGATCAGGCCCAGCTCCTCACCGATCCCGACCAGGCGGTGGATTTCGTCAATCGCACCAAGGTGGATGCCCTGGCCATCGCCATGGGGACCAGCCACGGCGCCTATAAATTTTCCCGCCGGCCCGATGGGGCCATCCTGGCCATGAATATCGTCCGCGAGATCCACGCGCGCCTGCCGGACACCCATCTGGTGATGCATGGCTCCTCTTCGGTGCCGCAGGAGCTGCAGGAGATCTTCAATGAGTTCGGCGGCGCCATGCCCCAGACCTGGGGCGTGCCGGTGGAGGAGATCCAGGCCGGCATCCGCCACGGTGTTCGCAAAGTGAACATCGACACCGACTGCCGGCTCGCAATGGCGGCGCAATTCAGAAAAGTCGCCCAGCAGAACCGGTCCGAATTCGATCCGCGTAAATTCCTGAAACCCGCCATGGACGCCATGAAGGCCCTGTGCCGCGAGCGTTACGAAGCCTTCGGCACCGCGGGCAATGCCTCCCGCATCAAGGTCCTGCCCCTCGCCGAGATGGCCAGGCGCTACCGCAATGGCAGTCTTGACCCGCAGATTGGCGCCTCCGTCCAGGCGGCGCAATGA